A DNA window from Arachis duranensis cultivar V14167 chromosome 3, aradu.V14167.gnm2.J7QH, whole genome shotgun sequence contains the following coding sequences:
- the LOC107482231 gene encoding O-fucosyltransferase 8-like isoform X1, which yields MYGIMGNGSLGLLGIMKATKYRCNNNNNDPPCWRRISGWNSNTTLLLHHHHHDASKYSTSSCKGLYAGKKHLWLQKNVIMTMAIMLGFLACFFLLDYVTAISSHDSASSRFLYLNEKSSSDSYTCKKQSSPIEMYGRLLNMASSALAEKELKQDSSNLWVEPYGIASSWEPCAHRKLHNTPGNLVENNGYILVSANGGLNQQRVAICNGVAVASLLNATLVIPKFLYSNVWNDPSQFGDIYQEEHFMNMLKDDISIVKELPSHMKSLDPEAIGSQITDADLPKEATAADYIKIVLPLLLKNGLVHFLGFGNRLGFDPLPSHIQRLRCKCNFHALKFVPKIQEVGALLVRRIRKHSGSRSMLDTELLGKFIDKRKDHDSAKGSIKYLALHLRFEVDMVAYSLCEFGGGESERRELQAYRESHFPFLVERLKNSTSPISPMVLRKMGRCPLTPEEAALVLAGLGFKRGTYVYLAGSGIYGADSRMNPFTRLYPNVITKEDFLAPNELEPFKNFSSQLAALDFIACATADVFAMTDSGSQLSSMVSGFRSYYGGDHAPTLRPNKKRLAAILWENGTIGWKSFEERVKKMIQEGQKVTMRKFGKSIYRQPRCPECMCKQP from the exons ATGTACGGTATAATGGGGAATGGAAGTTTAGGCTTATTAGGAATAATGAAAGCTACCAAGTATAgatgcaataataataataatgatccTCCATGTTGGAGAAGGATCAGTGGTTGGAATTCCAACACTACCTTGTtgcttcatcatcatcatcatgatgcTTCAAAATACAGCACTAGTTCTTGTAAGGGACTCTATGCAGGGAAGAAGCACTTGTGGCTCCAAAAGAACGTAATAATGACCATGGCTATCATGTTAGGATTTCTGGCTTGTTTTTTCCTTCTTGATTACGTTACTGCGATTTCTTCCCATGATTCTGCTTCAAGTCGGTTTCTTTATTTGAATGAGAAGAGTAGTTCAGATTCCTACACGTGCAAGAAACAATCATCACCAATAGAAATGTATGGTAGGCTTTTAAACATGGCTTCCAGCGCACTTGCTGAG AAGGAGTTGAAGCAAGACTCATCCAATTTGTGGGTGGAACCGTATGGAATAGCATCTTCATGGGAACCTTGTGCACACAGAAAGCTTCACAACACTCCAG GGAACCTTGTGGAAAATAATGGCTATATCTTAGTCAGTGCAAATGGAGGTCTCAATCAACAACGAGTTGCA atttgcaatggtgttgctGTGGCATCCCTCCTCAATGCAACTCTTGTTATTCCTAAGTTTCTTTACAGCAATGTTTGGAACGACCCCAG CCAGTTTGGTGACATATACCAAGAGGAGCATTTCATGAATATGTTGAAGGATGATATCAGTATTGTGAAGGAGCTCCCATCTCATATGAAATCTTTGGACCCTGAAGCAATTGGCAGCCAG ATTACAGATGCTGATCTTCCAAAGGAGGCTACAGCTGCTGACTATATTAAAATtgtgcttcctcttcttttaaaaaatggGCTTGTTCACTTCCTTGGATTTGGAAATCGACTTGGCTTTGATCCCTTGCCTTCTCATATTCAG AGGTTAAGATGCAAATGCAATTTCCATGCTTTGAAGTTTGTTCCCAAAATTCAAGAAGTTGGTGCGCTATTGGTAAGAAGGATTAGAAAGCATAGTGGTTCGCGAAGCATGTTAGACACTGAGTTGCTAGGGAAGTTCATTGACAAGAGGAAAGATCATGATTCTGCCAAAGGGTCAATCAAGTATCTTGCACTGCACTTGAGATTTGAAGTTGATATGGTTGCCTATTCCCTTTGTGAGTTTGGAGGTGGTGAGAGTGAGAGAAGGGAACTTCAAGCCTATAGAGAAAgccattttccttttcttgttgagCGCTTGAAGAATTCAACAAG CCCTATATCTCCAATGGTTTTGAGGAAAATGGGAAGATGTCCATTGACACCAGAAGAAGCAGCACTTGTGCTAGCAGGTCTTGGTTTCAAGCGTGGAACCTACGTTTACTTGGCTGGTTCTGGTATTTATGGAGCAGATTCAAGAATGAATCCCTTTACCAGGCTCTATCCCAATGTTATTACAAAGGAAGACTTCCTTGCTCCCAATGAACTTGAACCTTTTAAGAATTTTTCTTCTCAG CTTGCTGCTTTGGACTTTATTGCATGTGCAACTGCTGATGTATTTGCCATGACAGACTCTGGTAGCCAACTGTCATCAATGGTGTCTGGATTCAGAAGCTACTATGGTGGCGATCATGCTCCCACTTTGAGGCCTAACAAGAAGAGGCTGGCAGCAATCTTGTGGGAGAATGGTACCATAGGATGGAAAAGTTTTGAAGAAAGAGTAAAGAAGATGATCCAAGAAGGTCAGAAAGTTACAATGAGAAAATTTGGTAAAAGCATTTATAGACAGCCAAGGTGTCCAGAGTGCATGTGTAAACAACCTTAA
- the LOC107482231 gene encoding O-fucosyltransferase 8-like isoform X2, with amino-acid sequence MYGIMGNGSLGLLGIMKATKYRCNNNNNDPPCWRRISGWNSNTTLLLHHHHHDASKYSTSSCKGLYAGKKHLWLQKNVIMTMAIMLGFLACFFLLDYVTAISSHDSASSRFLYLNEKSSSDSYTCKKQSSPIEMYGRLLNMASSALAEKELKQDSSNLWVEPYGIASSWEPCAHRKLHNTPGNLVENNGYILVSANGGLNQQRVAICNGVAVASLLNATLVIPKFLYSNVWNDPSQFGDIYQEEHFMNMLKDDISIVKELPSHMKSLDPEAIGSQITDADLPKEATAADYIKIVLPLLLKNGLVHFLGFGNRLGFDPLPSHIQRLRCKCNFHALKFVPKIQEVGALLVRRIRKHSGSRSMLDTELLGKFIDKRKDHDSAKGSIKYLALHLRFEVDMVAYSLCEFGGGESERRELQAYRESHFPFLVERLKNSTSPISPMVLRKMGRCPLTPEEAALVLAGLGFKRGTYVYLAGSGIYGADSRMNPFTRLYPNVITKEDFLAPNELEPFKNFSSQTLVANCHQWCLDSEATMVAIMLPL; translated from the exons ATGTACGGTATAATGGGGAATGGAAGTTTAGGCTTATTAGGAATAATGAAAGCTACCAAGTATAgatgcaataataataataatgatccTCCATGTTGGAGAAGGATCAGTGGTTGGAATTCCAACACTACCTTGTtgcttcatcatcatcatcatgatgcTTCAAAATACAGCACTAGTTCTTGTAAGGGACTCTATGCAGGGAAGAAGCACTTGTGGCTCCAAAAGAACGTAATAATGACCATGGCTATCATGTTAGGATTTCTGGCTTGTTTTTTCCTTCTTGATTACGTTACTGCGATTTCTTCCCATGATTCTGCTTCAAGTCGGTTTCTTTATTTGAATGAGAAGAGTAGTTCAGATTCCTACACGTGCAAGAAACAATCATCACCAATAGAAATGTATGGTAGGCTTTTAAACATGGCTTCCAGCGCACTTGCTGAG AAGGAGTTGAAGCAAGACTCATCCAATTTGTGGGTGGAACCGTATGGAATAGCATCTTCATGGGAACCTTGTGCACACAGAAAGCTTCACAACACTCCAG GGAACCTTGTGGAAAATAATGGCTATATCTTAGTCAGTGCAAATGGAGGTCTCAATCAACAACGAGTTGCA atttgcaatggtgttgctGTGGCATCCCTCCTCAATGCAACTCTTGTTATTCCTAAGTTTCTTTACAGCAATGTTTGGAACGACCCCAG CCAGTTTGGTGACATATACCAAGAGGAGCATTTCATGAATATGTTGAAGGATGATATCAGTATTGTGAAGGAGCTCCCATCTCATATGAAATCTTTGGACCCTGAAGCAATTGGCAGCCAG ATTACAGATGCTGATCTTCCAAAGGAGGCTACAGCTGCTGACTATATTAAAATtgtgcttcctcttcttttaaaaaatggGCTTGTTCACTTCCTTGGATTTGGAAATCGACTTGGCTTTGATCCCTTGCCTTCTCATATTCAG AGGTTAAGATGCAAATGCAATTTCCATGCTTTGAAGTTTGTTCCCAAAATTCAAGAAGTTGGTGCGCTATTGGTAAGAAGGATTAGAAAGCATAGTGGTTCGCGAAGCATGTTAGACACTGAGTTGCTAGGGAAGTTCATTGACAAGAGGAAAGATCATGATTCTGCCAAAGGGTCAATCAAGTATCTTGCACTGCACTTGAGATTTGAAGTTGATATGGTTGCCTATTCCCTTTGTGAGTTTGGAGGTGGTGAGAGTGAGAGAAGGGAACTTCAAGCCTATAGAGAAAgccattttccttttcttgttgagCGCTTGAAGAATTCAACAAG CCCTATATCTCCAATGGTTTTGAGGAAAATGGGAAGATGTCCATTGACACCAGAAGAAGCAGCACTTGTGCTAGCAGGTCTTGGTTTCAAGCGTGGAACCTACGTTTACTTGGCTGGTTCTGGTATTTATGGAGCAGATTCAAGAATGAATCCCTTTACCAGGCTCTATCCCAATGTTATTACAAAGGAAGACTTCCTTGCTCCCAATGAACTTGAACCTTTTAAGAATTTTTCTTCTCAG ACTCTGGTAGCCAACTGTCATCAATGGTGTCTGGATTCAGAAGCTACTATGGTGGCGATCATGCTCCCACTTTGA
- the LOC107482232 gene encoding shaggy-related protein kinase eta, which translates to MAHLKELPASVVNGNDSLPGNIISTTIGGKDGEPKQTISYMAERVVGTGSFGIVFQAKCLENGEAVAIKKVLQDKRYKCRELELMRIMDHPNIICLKHHFFSTTSTGELFLNLVMEYVPESMYRVLKFYSTANQRMPLIYVKLYMYQIFRGLAYIHTVPGVCHRDLKPQNILVDPITHQVKICDFGSAKVLVKGETNISYICSRFYRAPELIFSATEYTTSIDIWSAGCVLAELLLGQPLFPGENAVDQVAEIFKVLGTPTREEVRCMNPNYNNFRFPQIKAHPWHKIFHKKMPPEAIDLTSRLLQYSPSLRCTALEACAHPFFDELREPNARLPNGRPFPPLFNFKQELSTAPPELVNKLIPGHMKRQLGLQLPHSTGT; encoded by the exons atgGCTCACCTTAAG GAACTGCCTGCTTCTGTTGTTAATGGGAATGATTCCCTCCCTGGTAATATAATATCCACTACAATTGGTGGAAAAGATGGGGAGCCCAAACAG ACTATAAGTTACATGGCAGAACGTGTCGTGGGTACTGGGTCATTTGGAATCGTTTTCCAG GCAAAATGCTTAGAAAATGGGGAGGCAGTAGCCATCAAGAAAGTTTTACAGGACAAAAGATATAAGTGTCGTGAACTAGAGTTAATGCGCATAATGGATCATCCAAACATCATCTGTCTGAAGCATCATTTCTTTTCCACTACAAGTACTGGTGAGCTGTTCCTTAATTTGGTGATGGAATATGTTCCCGAGTCTATGTATCGAGTCTTGAAGTTCTATAGCACTGCTAACCAAAGAATGCCTCTTATCTATGTTAAACTTTATATGTACCAG ATTTTCAGGGGGCTGGCTTATATCCACACTGTCCCTGGAGTATGCCACAGAGATTTGAAGCCACAAAATATACTG GTTGACCCTATTACACACCAGGTTAAGATATGTGATTTTGGAAGTGCAAAAGTGCTG GTCAAAGGAGAAACTAATATATCATATATATGTTCCCGGTTCTATCGCGCACCAGAACTCATATTTAGTGCTACTGAATATACTACTTCAATTGATATTTGGTCAGCTGGTTGTGTCCTTGCGGAACTGCTTTTGGGCCAG CCATTGTTTCCGGGTGAAAATGCAGTGGACCAGGTTGCAGAGATTTTCAAG GTCCTTGGCACACCCACTCGAGAGGAAGTCCGCTGCATGAATCCAAACTACAACAACTTTAGGTTTCCACAGATAAAAGCACACCCATGGCACAAG ATATTCCACAAAAAGATGCCTCCTGAAGCAATTGATCTCACTTCCCGGCTTCTGCAGTATTCTCCTAGTCTCCGATGTACTGCA CTAGAAGCTTGTGCACACCCATTCTTTGATGAACTTCGTGAACCCAATGCTCGCTTGCCAAATGGTCGTCCATTTCCACCACTATTCAACTTTAAGCAAGAG TTATCCACAGCACCTCCAGAGCTTGTTAACAAGTTGATCCCTGGCCACATGAAGCGGCAACTAGGGCTGCAACTTCCCCATTCTACAGGAACATGA